A single region of the Rickettsiales bacterium genome encodes:
- a CDS encoding DUF2610 domain-containing protein, with product MKKFTIPCDFGGKKAPFDVYIGMPKAGNHPLQNQAHWLASERGGTIPAEVMESFAKLLALSEKNGVSFEDLCVYALEAANEEKKKNQGG from the coding sequence ATGAAAAAATTTACAATACCTTGTGATTTTGGGGGCAAAAAAGCCCCGTTTGATGTTTATATCGGTATGCCTAAGGCAGGTAATCACCCATTGCAAAACCAAGCACATTGGTTAGCATCTGAAAGGGGTGGCACTATCCCTGCGGAAGTAATGGAAAGCTTCGCAAAACTTCTTGCTTTATCTGAAAAAAACGGAGTTTCATTTGAAGATTTGTGTGTTTACGCTTTAGAAGCTGCAAATGAGGAAAAAAAGAAAAATCAAGGTGGGTGA
- a CDS encoding nucleotidyltransferase family protein — MKAVLLVGGKGTRLAEHLPSDTPKAMADINGKPFLEHLILYLKKQNFSEIILSVGHLKEKIIDYFGDNFQGVKISYSIENEPLGTGGAILNAIKNFDSKKFIVMNGDSFQEVNFNDFLNVCKNSKIAIALREVENAGRYGRVEVLGDKITDFQEKGFNNKGLINSGCYLINKKWFLSLNLPKKFSFEYDFLMKFCKSLEINYYLSNGYFVDIGIIEDYQKAKIDIPKLLNVAN, encoded by the coding sequence ATGAAAGCGGTTTTATTAGTTGGTGGTAAGGGAACAAGGCTTGCGGAGCATCTACCAAGTGATACACCAAAAGCAATGGCGGATATTAATGGCAAGCCATTTCTTGAGCATCTGATTTTATATCTCAAAAAACAAAATTTCTCAGAAATTATTTTATCTGTTGGCCACTTAAAAGAAAAAATCATTGATTATTTTGGCGATAATTTTCAAGGAGTAAAAATCTCCTACTCTATAGAAAATGAACCTCTTGGCACTGGTGGTGCAATTCTCAACGCAATAAAAAATTTTGATTCTAAAAAATTTATTGTGATGAATGGTGATTCGTTTCAAGAAGTAAATTTTAATGATTTTCTGAATGTTTGCAAAAACTCTAAGATTGCAATTGCACTTAGGGAAGTTGAAAATGCGGGAAGGTATGGCAGGGTTGAGGTTTTGGGCGATAAAATCACTGATTTTCAGGAAAAAGGCTTTAATAACAAAGGCTTAATAAATTCCGGTTGTTATTTAATCAACAAAAAGTGGTTTTTAAGCCTTAATTTGCCAAAAAAATTCTCTTTTGAGTATGATTTTTTAATGAAGTTTTGCAAATCTCTTGAGATAAATTATTATCTTTCAAATGGTTATTTTGTAGATATTGGTATAATTGAAGATTATCAAAAGGCAAAAATTGATATTCCAAAACTATTAAATGTTGCAAACTAA
- a CDS encoding ferredoxin family 2Fe-2S iron-sulfur cluster binding protein, protein MAKITFKFQGGEKIVDAPNGISILEVAHKNDIPLEGACEGSLACSTCHIIIEDQARYEALPEAKEEEEDMLDLAFGLTHTSRLGCQIMVNDSLDGLVVRLPEATRNMVSGKH, encoded by the coding sequence ATGGCAAAAATTACATTCAAATTTCAAGGCGGTGAGAAAATCGTTGATGCACCTAATGGCATTTCTATTTTAGAAGTTGCTCACAAGAATGACATTCCGTTAGAAGGTGCTTGCGAAGGCTCGCTTGCGTGTTCAACTTGTCATATCATCATTGAGGATCAAGCTAGATATGAAGCCCTGCCTGAGGCAAAGGAGGAGGAGGAAGATATGCTGGATCTCGCATTCGGCTTAACTCACACTTCTCGCTTGGGTTGCCAGATTATGGTTAATGACTCCCTAGATGGCTTGGTTGTTCGCCTGCCAGAAGCCACCAGAAATATGGTTAGCGGCAAGCATTAG
- the hscA gene encoding Fe-S protein assembly chaperone HscA: protein MLIQIHEPGQTPLPHEGENEIAIGIDLGTTNSLCAISADEKPSVISDKYGKFIIPSVLNINERNIISVGEKTSSTIASVSSVKRLIGKSFQDVKSENLLPYGIEIIKEKSDKIINFKLGDKEFSPITASAEILKAVKNHADEVLGRHIHKVVITVPAYFNDAQRQATKDAAKLAGLEVIRLINEPTAAALAYGLDKQSEGLYAVYDFGGGTFDVSILQMQMGVFRVIATGGDTHLGGDDIDLAIGAWGLGVGKINSSNNNQQLKTILKKAKEELSENDKTIIEIEGRGVEITRSQFEEIIKPIVDKTIAIFSATLKDARIKPSELEGVIMVGGSTRIPLVRNEIEKLTKKKPLIDINPDQVVALGAAIQAEALTKGSNSLLLDVTPLSLGLETYGGLMEVLISRNTPIPARVKQKFTTYEDGQTAMKIHVLQGERELAKNCRSLACFDLKNIPPQPAGTAVVEVTLALDADGILSVSAIEEKTGTKAEIEVRPSYGLNYEEMEKMLLASIMEAEKDIHERLLVEARIEADIVIKTIKSALAEDENLIDKNYKITIENCIKELQEACIGNDRELIHSLIANLDKTATDFADARVSKALQGYLGGKKVGEVG, encoded by the coding sequence ATGTTAATCCAAATTCACGAACCGGGGCAAACCCCTTTGCCACACGAAGGGGAAAATGAGATTGCAATTGGCATTGATCTCGGAACAACAAACTCGCTTTGTGCAATTTCTGCAGATGAAAAGCCAAGCGTAATTTCCGATAAATATGGAAAATTTATCATTCCTTCAGTTCTAAATATTAATGAAAGAAATATTATTAGCGTTGGTGAAAAAACATCTTCAACTATAGCTTCAGTTTCTTCGGTTAAGAGATTGATTGGAAAATCTTTTCAAGATGTTAAAAGTGAAAATCTTTTACCTTATGGTATTGAAATTATCAAAGAAAAATCAGATAAAATAATCAATTTCAAACTTGGTGATAAAGAGTTTTCACCAATCACAGCCTCTGCGGAAATTCTAAAAGCAGTAAAAAATCACGCTGATGAAGTGTTGGGCAGGCATATTCACAAGGTGGTTATAACTGTTCCAGCTTATTTTAATGATGCACAAAGGCAAGCCACAAAAGATGCTGCAAAATTGGCAGGGCTTGAAGTTATAAGGCTTATTAATGAACCAACAGCAGCAGCACTTGCATATGGCTTGGATAAGCAATCTGAAGGGCTTTATGCGGTTTATGATTTTGGTGGTGGCACATTTGATGTTTCAATTCTGCAAATGCAAATGGGCGTTTTTAGAGTTATCGCAACTGGCGGCGATACTCATTTAGGTGGTGATGATATTGATTTAGCAATTGGGGCTTGGGGCTTAGGGGTTGGAAAAATTAATTCTTCAAATAATAACCAGCAACTAAAAACTATTCTTAAAAAAGCGAAAGAGGAACTCTCTGAGAATGATAAAACTATAATAGAAATTGAGGGCAGGGGGGTTGAAATTACTCGCTCGCAATTTGAGGAAATAATTAAACCTATCGTTGATAAAACTATCGCAATATTTTCAGCAACTCTGAAAGATGCGAGGATAAAACCTTCAGAGCTTGAGGGCGTGATTATGGTTGGTGGCTCAACTAGAATTCCTCTGGTTAGAAATGAAATTGAAAAACTAACAAAAAAGAAGCCCCTTATTGATATAAACCCTGATCAAGTGGTGGCACTTGGGGCTGCAATTCAAGCGGAAGCCTTAACAAAAGGCTCAAACTCTTTACTGCTTGATGTAACGCCACTTTCACTAGGGCTTGAAACTTATGGCGGATTGATGGAGGTTTTAATCTCAAGAAATACGCCTATTCCAGCAAGGGTGAAGCAGAAATTCACTACTTATGAAGATGGCCAAACCGCAATGAAAATCCATGTTTTGCAAGGTGAGAGGGAGCTTGCTAAAAATTGTAGAAGCCTTGCTTGTTTTGATTTGAAAAATATTCCGCCACAACCAGCTGGAACAGCTGTTGTTGAAGTAACTCTTGCATTAGATGCTGATGGAATTTTGAGCGTTTCCGCTATTGAAGAAAAAACTGGCACTAAGGCGGAAATTGAAGTTCGCCCTTCTTATGGCCTCAATTATGAGGAGATGGAAAAAATGCTCCTCGCAAGTATTATGGAAGCTGAGAAAGATATTCACGAAAGATTGCTTGTGGAAGCCAGAATTGAAGCTGATATTGTTATCAAAACTATAAAATCAGCACTTGCAGAAGATGAAAATTTAATTGATAAAAATTATAAAATCACTATTGAAAATTGCATAAAAGAATTGCAAGAAGCGTGCATTGGTAATGATAGAGAATTAATCCACTCTCTAATTGCAAACCTAGATAAAACCGCAACTGACTTCGCAGATGCAAGGGTTAGCAAGGCTCTGCAAGGTTATCTTGGCGGTAAGAAGGTGGGGGAAGTTGGTTGA
- the hscB gene encoding Fe-S protein assembly co-chaperone HscB — translation MLNFFEIFSLNKSYNLDKKLLYKKYLELQASSHPDKFINASEEEKIKSVKVSADINEGFKVLNDDLLRAEHLMELQGFRVNKEGNNSFKPSQKLLMEQLELREVLSFADENEKEKIFEEIENKIAETTKSFVEFFEKGDYENASEQVTRLRYLIKLVDS, via the coding sequence ATGCTTAATTTCTTTGAAATATTTTCCCTGAATAAAAGTTATAATCTTGATAAAAAACTTCTCTATAAAAAATATTTGGAGTTACAAGCAAGCTCTCACCCTGATAAATTTATCAATGCGAGTGAGGAAGAAAAAATAAAATCCGTAAAAGTTAGTGCTGATATTAATGAGGGTTTTAAGGTGCTAAATGATGATTTACTTAGAGCGGAACATCTTATGGAATTACAGGGCTTTAGGGTTAATAAAGAGGGTAATAACAGCTTCAAGCCATCACAAAAATTATTAATGGAGCAATTAGAGCTAAGGGAAGTGCTAAGTTTTGCAGACGAAAATGAAAAAGAAAAAATCTTTGAAGAAATAGAAAATAAAATTGCAGAAACTACAAAATCTTTTGTGGAGTTTTTTGAAAAAGGGGATTATGAAAACGCCTCTGAGCAAGTAACAAGGCTTAGATATTTAATTAAGCTGGTTGATAGTTAG
- a CDS encoding HepT-like ribonuclease domain-containing protein has translation MRRYDDNELIEFIFEFIDEINSHISFGGGKESFFNNVTIKEACLRSLHKICETTQKISPQLKSSTPEIEWLEISGMRNILVHEYLEGFIDDNLVYKVIEEDLPKLKKSLEKHHTKKK, from the coding sequence ATGAGAAGATATGACGATAACGAATTAATAGAATTTATTTTTGAATTTATTGATGAAATTAATTCGCATATTTCTTTTGGTGGTGGCAAAGAATCTTTTTTTAATAATGTTACTATAAAAGAAGCATGTTTAAGGTCTCTTCACAAAATTTGCGAAACTACTCAAAAAATTTCTCCCCAACTTAAAAGTTCTACACCGGAGATAGAATGGTTAGAAATATCAGGTATGAGAAATATTTTGGTTCACGAATATCTTGAAGGTTTTATTGATGATAATTTAGTTTATAAGGTTATAGAGGAAGATTTACCAAAATTGAAAAAATCTCTCGAGAAGCATCACACGAAGAAAAAATAA
- a CDS encoding nucleotidyltransferase family protein translates to MTLIDEIKANRENIFNIAKQYGVYDIRLVGSVARGEDDEKSDIDFLVNIESNRSLIDYMKFKNKIENIFNRKVDILCESALKDRFRSKIKNDIVFL, encoded by the coding sequence ATGACTTTAATAGATGAAATAAAAGCCAATCGTGAAAATATTTTCAATATTGCAAAGCAATATGGTGTTTATGATATTAGGCTAGTTGGCTCAGTTGCGAGAGGCGAAGATGATGAAAAAAGTGATATAGACTTTTTAGTTAATATTGAGAGTAATAGAAGCCTCATAGATTACATGAAGTTCAAAAATAAAATTGAAAATATTTTTAATCGTAAAGTTGATATTCTCTGTGAGTCAGCACTAAAAGATAGGTTTAGGTCCAAAATTAAAAATGATATAGTTTTTCTATGA
- a CDS encoding iron-sulfur cluster assembly accessory protein, with product MKAPITITDNAAERIKHLLNARGKASEGIRVGVRKGGCSGLAYVVEYADDIRKYEDVVEDKGVKVIIDPKATLYLIGTQMDYVEEKMKSGFVFINPNEKGKCGCGESFHV from the coding sequence ATGAAAGCCCCAATAACCATAACAGATAATGCAGCCGAGAGGATAAAGCATTTGCTTAATGCCAGAGGCAAGGCTTCAGAAGGTATTCGCGTTGGCGTGCGTAAGGGTGGTTGCTCAGGGCTTGCATATGTGGTTGAATATGCTGACGATATAAGAAAATATGAAGATGTGGTTGAAGATAAAGGCGTAAAAGTTATTATTGACCCTAAAGCAACCTTATATCTTATCGGCACACAAATGGATTATGTTGAAGAAAAAATGAAATCCGGTTTTGTATTCATCAACCCTAATGAAAAAGGTAAATGCGGTTGCGGTGAAAGTTTTCATGTTTAG
- the iscU gene encoding Fe-S cluster assembly scaffold IscU: MAYGEKVIDHYENPRNVGRMDESSKNVGTGLVGAPACGDVMKLQIEVDDSGVIRDAKFKTFGCGSAIASSSLATEWIKGKSLDEAYTIKNTQIAQELSLPPVKIHCSMLAEDAIKSAIEDYKKKNVN; the protein is encoded by the coding sequence ATGGCTTACGGCGAAAAAGTAATTGATCACTATGAAAACCCAAGAAATGTTGGGCGTATGGATGAAAGCAGCAAGAATGTTGGCACTGGCTTAGTTGGCGCGCCTGCTTGCGGTGATGTTATGAAGCTACAAATTGAAGTTGATGATAGTGGCGTAATCAGAGATGCGAAATTCAAAACCTTTGGCTGTGGCTCTGCAATTGCATCATCATCACTTGCGACAGAATGGATTAAAGGCAAAAGCCTTGATGAAGCTTACACTATTAAAAATACTCAAATTGCTCAGGAATTGTCGCTTCCGCCAGTTAAAATTCACTGCTCAATGCTTGCAGAAGACGCAATCAAGAGTGCAATTGAGGATTATAAGAAGAAAAATGTAAATTAG